The sequence below is a genomic window from Corythoichthys intestinalis isolate RoL2023-P3 chromosome 17, ASM3026506v1, whole genome shotgun sequence.
CTGAAAACCATGGAAAAAGCCTTGTGAGCTTTCTTTGTATCTAGCTGAGGTTCATTTAGTCAGGGTTTCaacaggtatcagcaaatctcatttaatgcttttttaatgccactttaaactaatttaatacCCATGCCCCACTACAGATAGTTTTACACACACAAAGTTcaagtagagttgtccgataatgactttttaaccaatatccGATATCCCGATATCTCTTCAACTCAAAAAATCCAATACTGATATCAAACCGACACAGGGTGccaccaggattgataaatctaaattcaagaattttaagaccttttttaatgccatttcaactgaaaattaatacttttagataatataatattatctaaatgatgggtgcgagaaaagtattaattccacgaccgcatatatcaatATCAGCTTGATATCTGTCACAGATTTTGGGAGTAACAGGACATTAAGCCtgttgcaatatgcaataattccatttatcgcgcgataaataaaaatgaaggcggtaatttttccgctgcgatttatcgcctcgcgtgcacgtgtgtgcacgcgtgcggcagacgtgctggttAAAATTCGGATTCCtcattaccaactgcgcaaaatgcatcttcgttccaggtccggcaaaaaatggtggcggagccaatcgttcccattatatcccatTGTtccacgtataccggccgcatcagtgctccggagtgactgtggaccatctacggcgtgccggtgttgttgacgtgtgggctctCCCGTCAGGagcgacatttcacgcagggcggctatttttcggcacaataccggatatttgagtggcaaattaagagcgctgtgcttcaaactcgtcctgtttatgaaagttgattgtcatatgctggtgttgtgtagtaatgagcagacgtgacttcagcggcgcttgctaatttAAtgtgcgcacacactagatatcatgaaatggcaaactagatgtgctacgtcccatgccattggctacgtgagcccaaagtgattatgggacacatagtccatatactatatcgatgaattctaaactgtcatgactgaatggaagttaagaaggccaaatcaatccataccagtgactatagataatgttgcaaatattgttaattcagtatgtgacacagatggattcggaccacaaataggatgtcttgctcatttagtaaacctagctgctgagagagctgtagcaattaacagtgtgccctgcctcactttacaaacagtaaagtttGTTCTCAggacttttatacaaatttttttcagatcagtaagaagtaagcacataaatattatgcactaaaatgcatgtttatatgatggcaatgtaatttttgctcgttagcaaaaaaaaaaaaaaaaaaaaaaaaacatatacataattgttttgtttttttacagagcattaaatgtattgaatcggatttgaaaattgtgtcccccgtatcaaaaatcgtaccaaaccatgacttaactgtatcgttgcatccctatggaacaccattgcagaagctatgacgggaaacgtttttatttgcctaaatgcttaagttattaagtgcaaattttttaattattttttttaaacacatttattctgtgcggtatcaatattgttgtttttttacttaagaggcatggtctattgtttttagttgtgatttcttacaatgtatttttgaatttaagagtaaaatatcgcatttaaatgggtgtacttgatctattaatatatactgtattcgcactgtgttattgtaaattgtttaaaaataatacagcaataatatcgcatatcgcaataatttatgagaataattatcgcacactaaaatttgttatcgcaacaggCCTACAGGACATCGATTAAAAAGTAATGATCCGACAACGCTAATTATACTTTAtgtgtctgggagtgttcttagatgaGTTTGATgtctgtaggcctccatttagtgcggaaaattaattcgaaactccaaaaattagcatgaAAAACGCAACCTAATTGTCGATGCGACACCGCCATCATTTGGTAAAAAGACGCGTCTCTTGCGACTGCAATGTCGCAattggctttcaaactttacgCTTTCGAGTACACATTTATATTTGCTGTGATAATATgttgtggctttgagtactccacaaccagatgctgtatttaaaaaaaaacaatatacaaTTTTCCTGAATAGTAATTAGGGATTAATTTCAGCTGGATATTCATACCGTAGCGACAGTTATTTATGTTGTATTACGCCAGCAATGGTTCATAGAAGTTGTGGCAACAATGACTGAGAGTGGTGGTTGCCGTTGTCATATCATGGGgttttctgttcaataaaggTGCTGTCTCTCGGAGTCGTGAGGTGTATTAGGCACGAGAGCTGCAAGTATGAAACAAAATCTGACTCTCATACTTCTCCACGTCGCTTGCCACAATACTGTACACAATGAAGGAAAAGCGATTGCGCGTTAACCCTTTTATACTGTCCTTTTACTATCACAACATTCCAGCTGGATCTCTAAGGAAAGTATGTTTTATATGTCGTTCGGTTGTATTGCGTTCATGTAAAACAAACCCGAGCAATGCCGGGCTATACTGCTAGTTCCCTTAATAAAAAGACTGTTGCTTCACTGTAGTTGAGAAAAACACGCCACTcactctcaaagtgcacgatgCCGTCGATCTGATCGATGAAGCCGTTCATGCGTCCTTCAGTGATCATCTGTGATGCAATCTTCTCAGCCTGTAAATaagtcaatcaatcaaaaagaggcaaagaaaagaaaattaacTATTGGCTGTTGTTTAAAAATTGCATTAAGGCTCTCGTGGGACAGAAACGACATTAAACAGtacaaattgcaatcatttcagAAAAAATGCATCAAGTTGTCTCCGTTTCTCACTTTGGCTGGCGGGATTTCCAAAAGTGCTCCAAGCTCTTCAAAGGTGATGTTGTTGTAGAGTTTACTAGCGGAAAGCAGGTTGTGTTCAATCACAGCTCTGTCCAAGATGCTGGAGCCTGAAGAGGTCATACAGTAAGAATGTGACGATATCTCAAAAAGGTAATATATGGCAATACTTTGtaggttatcgatacgctcccaccaagaattgctctatcgttttaaaaaggtgtcaaaaaaggaaccaacaggttgctaacaaacttttccattaGAATCGTACTtatgttagctcactggctgccattcacggagtagacatccaatacattttgactggattggatgtctagcactgtcaatggcattgcaaCCAGAGctcattttatggcatttacaCTTACTACATTtcaattttgagtcacttccaatTCATCTGGGAACATTCTTgcatcacttccttttcagtaacccaaaatcaaaagcaggtgacctgtaaataacccaaaatcaacaggaagtcacctgtaaattccctaacaagaaaagtgaccaaaaatataagctgctgtatttatttaccATTACTGCTGCGATGTGGATAGAGTGTTAAAAGTCAATGGTTTGTTTGCAACCCAACAACTACTGTACTGTGACCCTAAAAAAACAAACCGAATCGGCCTTGTCGGTACGACCGCCCCTCCCACTATTCACTCCATGTCCGGTGCGTTTAGATACAGCCCAGAAAATACACACTGAACACATCAACATTACTACCTGAAGCATACATGCAACCCAATTCGTTCCAAGACCGTCCTTATATTTACGTGAAGTGAACTGGAAGTAGTGTTTTGCGGACTTCAACTGTGAACACAAGACCGCTTTTAGCAACGAGCAAGGCGTTTTCACGCAACGGTTTTACTTTGGCCTTAACGCAGCATATTTTTACTAATGATAGTCTTTCTCTCATTTCTCTGATCATTTTATGATGTTAAGCTTCATTTCCATGGCAATTGCTATTCTTTTGGCTGGACCTAGAAGACCCAGTTTTCTTCTTTGAGAAAACAGAGGGCGAAAAAGGcacaaacacagacaaaaaAGTCGAAACTAGGCTGCAACAAttaagctgctccctgttaagaccatcataatgttttttatggattcgtaatttaatttacaggtatatttagctattttttgtgggaatatgtgtttgaacaatttgttaagactactgtataaaagaaaaaaaaagttagctacttagcattttaaagcatttaagctagcggacttttgctatgcaagttgccaattgttctttcgtTTTACTTGGAtccaagtttatttttttaataccatttaaGGCTaagctcagatttttttttttttttttttttaaatgaaagtgcaactctgcatagtttgaagaaactcaggaattttattttgtattttcatttaatgctcttttgaaagtgcaatcttagtaaGCTTTTGCTTAACATCTCCTTAAATTTgttcattaaccctttaacatcgaacgtgtcggcagcaacGCGTTtatgcatatcgtctttgaagcttcgtcacgctgtaattacgtcacccacgtgccgctggttggtctcatttgaaagtgcggaagttgatgtccacaccagttttcatTTGATGTCAATCGACcacgaaaaacgggagataatgtcatttgaattttatatttttattgcactcataaatatgcattaaaacgctgcatggaccatgtatctatctccatatttccatcatttcttgtcctttttcaaaaccgaaagcagcacaaaagactacatatatacaaacaacagtttggacatgaagttcaaggtgtcctgaaaaaagggacccaaatttgccattgtaaacatttttttctttgaaatataaaggcaacatcaaatgcatgcaaattcggccaaaataggattaggtgttaaagggctaaatgttcctaatttgattacttgattattattaactaacttattgatagattaatcgactactaaaataatcgacagcTGGAGTCCTAGTCGAAACATCGTGGGTCGGGGACATCATAACCCCAAGACTCCCTGTACTTAAAAATAGGTGACACACAACTTGTGGgaaacttgtgtcaagctaacATTCTTTCTTCAGTTCTTTGCCTCATTAGAGTCTAGGAGTTCAATATGAATGTGTGGCTGAGCGTAAACATCGATATGGGTGCTGACCGTCTGCCGTGGTGGCCTTTTGGTGAGGCATGAGCATGGCGGCAAATTCCTGCAACTGGTTTCCCCGGATGATGCGGTCCAGGTACATCTTCTCCAGGATTCCGTACGCGGCTAGCTGCTGGCAGCGCTCGTCCTTGAAGAGGGTGGCCAACATTCGGGAACGTTGCTGGCCTGGAACACCAACAATTAtagactagtgctgcaatgattaattgattaaatccagtaattcgattacaaaaaagctttgaatcaaattctgctgcttcgaggattcgtttgagtggcgttgtaatcatTGCTTTTGAAGGTTTTGCACTGATatgggtgaatacactgccctctagtggcaacagtgaacatgacataactcatctcaCATGGCAGaacccagctgctccctgttaagaccaacataaggttgtgagtttttgtttgagccaatttgattgtttatgcaattttaatttagtttagaggtatatttagtttttttgtaggATTTGTGTTTGAGTGatttcttaactcatttgctcccaaaaacgtataaatacgttctatttttaattgtttcagtgtcccaaaaacgtatttatatgtctatttatatgtcgttttttttttttttttttaaaaagacagctctggtcgtgattcaatttagctccaaagcaaaaagctgaaaatccattttaaagcaataaaactagccactggagggcagtagcgcatttggtaagacccggaaccctattcaacggcaacaaatggccaagccgcacggccaggcgccggcggaagacgaccgaatggatgccaggcggcagacgaccgagcagaacaaccggtaggacgcccgggatgcccggCGCTGGACGACTGGGACCTCTAGTGCAGCGGAAGttgcctttgagtccgtgctgcttgcgagcagagcccgcagagactaaaaaaaaaatcatctttatgagacaggcggcgatgagggaaaagtttaacctgctgtcgcggccagaacagcgtcatctttcagttagttatgtgtaaataaattgttactttgctatcaaaagctctatttgtcttgttgtttatcttattctgtaaaaggaaaacattcagatgtttgggatgtaacttcagcaaaaaaaatagctgtgtataagtcaaagttatgtttgaaatgtatgcttttacaaaaagctcaatttctcagttttttcatcagaaattggaaaattgcttacactaagctattttctaatgctgatttctaaagaatggaaaaagatatgaactaactttttttctgcagaAAGAAGAGGGtcaaatctttcttttggtgggttccatgtttatataacaacaaaacagaattttctgtgggccttgcaaaatcagtcaaaatccagtaaaatggccgggagcgaagggccttgctccggtgaacatggctgggagtgaatgagttaagcgcaTTGTTAATAAAatagttagcattatatagcatttaagctagcatacatttgctatgcaatttaaccaattgttttttttgttgtgcttaaATCCTcacttattaattttttataccgtttgagggtaaactcaggtattttaatttatgttgAAATGCatctattgctcttgtgaaatgaaagcaaaattgtgcatcatttgaagaaacactcaaatttcattttgcattcgcatttaatgttcttttgaaagtgtaatcttcacaagccaaaataaatattactgCAAGCATTAacactttttctttcttttacatcTGCTAAAATGGATTCTGCCATGCATGAAATATTGGTAATCTAaggactcgattattcgaactaactaatcgATAGGTTAATCAATTagttaaataatcaatagctgcagcgctATTATAGATGATTCAAGTGGTATTCTTACCTGCGGAGGCCAATATGGTGCAGTTGAGCGCATGCTTGAGCGCCTCGAGACGCTCGCTCTCGTGGACGATGGATTTGTAAGACAGCTCGTTGTATCTCTGTGCCGCTTCGATGAACTTCCTCCTGAAGTCGAGGACTCTGGCGTAGCACACCTAAAGAAAAATAATGCATTTGACAGTTGACTCGCAACGTAAAAGTAGGATGAACATTTctataagcctgtcgcgatatgcaataagtcaatttatcgcaaggtaaataaaattTAGGTCGGTAATTTTCCCGTCCTTTATTGCCGCGTGCCTgaatgcatacatttgtgcgtgcatttgcGTGTGGTGCGCGCACTCggcacacgtgcgtgttgattcCATATGAGACGTCAGTTCCTTTTGCAATGTTTATTGGAAATCAACACTCCATAGAATTaatgttcagacatacaaaataaggaaacacaactatattagggctgcaactaatgatcatttttataatcgattaatcggccaATTAATTAaaggattaatcggataaatgtcccttttttcaattaccttcacagttTAACTTGAGGCatattgtaagtaacaatgaagacaaaatccaatttcagagcacactctcttgtatgacaatttacagtttgggaGTTTTATAATAAGGGgtttactgtatgtgtgtggtttctttttaCTTTACTACTttaactttactatctaacaataactcaagcgcTAATatacttctccaaaacacaatacaaatggaCGGTTAGGACACTGATTAATatgatcgctaactagcttagccctCCGAGATAAGTAGTactgtctcatcaacaaagaatacaaacaatgcaAATGGCTTCATTCACTCACCTCTGACCGAGGCAAATTggctctaacaacacaaaagacaatctaactctcaacATTTCGTAAGATTCAGCCACCCAACCTgattgtagcagtgaactctctctctcttgctctattcACTGGCAAGCGTGTAcaacctcacattacacacaaacaaggacccaaatgggACTACTTATATTGCTGCGGGCAAAAATCGATgatcaaatttgttggcaactaaattattaattgcttttaatcaattagttgttgcagcctcattaagaagctagtttagacagttCGATGGCTGAAAATGGGCAAACACTTGAATTGCTTTCgaaactaaaatatttttttcatgtgctactttgacttaacaaaaatataatgaagaaatctaatatttacaattaagttatatatatatatatatgttatgatTTCAAGAATTTACACAAGGCGAAGAaaatcctaaacgattaattggcTATCAAAATacttgtcgattaatttgctaatggattagttgtcgattaatcgattaatttttGCACATCTtgtctatattaaacattgtaaaacattagcaATGCTACATTGGGGCTACtgtaaaaaagacaatgtaccaACCACTTTAGCCTTctctaaaacattggcagtcttctccaaaacgcaaacttgcggtgaaAAGGTAACacttaaaacatgaaaactcgctggtttaaaaaaatgtacaataatatcgcatatcgtcaATAATTTATAAGACAATATAtcacctactaaaatttgttatagcGATAGGCCTACATTTGTAACACCGAACCAACCCCATCTACTTGCCTTATAGTGTATCTGCAGCTGTTCATTGGAGGATTCATTCTGAAGCAAGGAGGCTCTGTTGATGTAGGCCTCAGCCTGCACTGGGTCATCATCCTCCAGGTAGAGACGGGCTATTTTCAGGTAGGTGTCCAACTTGTAGTCCACATTATATTGTCTGGGGGTACCGGGAAACAAAGATGAAGAGGCCAGGAAGGTGTGAAATGATTGCGTTGTTAGCTTACTTCTGCCCCGTTTCCAGAGGAATGCCAACTAAAACCTGGGCGGCGTTCCTCCAATCGCCCTCCTTTTCATAAATAGTCGCTAAGTGTTGTCTGATGGATGCCACCTGTGTGGACAGAATAGGAATTTCATCACCTCGACATCGagacagaaaaataaaacaacagtcAGACAAACCAAAAGACAAAGAGTGAGACAAACCGAGGCCACGTTTACATACATCAGTAATCAGCTTAGGGCTGCAGctctcgattattttagtcgtcgattaatcaatgaactacttagttcgaataattgagtaatcggataagggtcataaaaaaataaaacacctgagctgagcctcaaacagtataacaaaataagtaaatgaggatctaagtacaacaaaagaacaattggcaaacttaaaaatgctaacttttttgttTACAGTGCTTTTaagaaatagttcaaacacaaattcccataaaaaacggttaaatatacctaaaaattaaaatacaaatgcattaaaaaacattagttcaaacaaaaacttagctaatgttggtcttaacagggagcagctggattcagccatgtgaaattagtTATGTCATTGTCACTGTGTTGtgtttccacccaaatcaataaaaattacatgcaaacacattcaaaacaaaccattacaacaccactttaattaaagttaatcgattaatcgttgcagtactaGATCAGTTTTAGGCCAATATTCCTTTTTTCTTTTGAGACTTACAGAATTATTCGTTTACATGTGCGATCGGTGCAGGGTAGTAAATAGAGCtgcaacgaatactcgagcaactcgagtaactcgagtttaaaaacagatcagagtaattttattcacctcgaggaatcgtttaattttgccagctctaagcatcacgttttttccggactacttttaatgcgggacaacgcgctgacgtcacgtgcgtagaggaagaagcaataaaaaaataccttactgcaactgacagccgttacaaactgcgcTGACGTTACTAAAAACTATGCCCGCATGTTGCTATGGTGGTAGCAGCCTAGCAGGTAGCGTTtgatgcgtgtcatagatatcacatgtacgtagaactagatgcgaaatgaccgactcggcggcgttaataaaacagccgccatcctaaagcagtacacttctcggcgctcataaataagattaacgttactttcactcgctcacgtaacgttatccctgcggagggctaggtttctattcattatgaccactgtcgattcgtggctcttacatacaggctttatttaatctgtgaaaacagcgctgtagagtgattagggtgtaaaataaaaacataataatgctaactgtcaattttagctcagtagtcattgctggataaaacaccaagtagcactggtgcctaatgtgctccaatacagcacagcgtttattttgcaaaaactcaaaatcctatca
It includes:
- the cops4 gene encoding COP9 signalosome complex subunit 4, translating into MATEVRQELAQLMNSFGSHKDLSAKYRQILEKAVQFTDADQLDSLKAFVEAMVNENVSLVISRQLLTDFCTHLPNLPDATAKAVYHFTLEKIQPRVISFEEQVASIRQHLATIYEKEGDWRNAAQVLVGIPLETGQKQYNVDYKLDTYLKIARLYLEDDDPVQAEAYINRASLLQNESSNEQLQIHYKVCYARVLDFRRKFIEAAQRYNELSYKSIVHESERLEALKHALNCTILASAGQQRSRMLATLFKDERCQQLAAYGILEKMYLDRIIRGNQLQEFAAMLMPHQKATTADGSSILDRAVIEHNLLSASKLYNNITFEELGALLEIPPAKAEKIASQMITEGRMNGFIDQIDGIVHFETREPLPTWDKQIQSLCFQVNNLLEKIRQAAPEWAAQAMETQMSQ